A single Mangrovimonas sp. YM274 DNA region contains:
- a CDS encoding carbohydrate porin: MYETKLRLKRREIFFKVWVYVWAFLSCYWLNAQISYEYTTNKSFYLGSYGRVGVDWSFENGESIGRRLNLNNMGSVGGRLEEQDYLELVPNFVFRPKAGDSTTIHVQIRLAAYATSLTSIGNSSTTSLGGLNFALPEIYAEARNIKGKDLNVWIGSRLYRGPDVHIADHYYFNDHSGQGFGVEYKKSRMAAVFVASVDTTSTLPPYFYLNIETGTLSAALRQRTVVIAEHDFELNKDNKITALGEVHYMGGGDEDNDLTEPGDVGEAVNFPSDYGLVFGARYHRRFRKLRDGSFNDLAVRYGSGIANGGDGGISKTWYTFGAPDADDLNFRGAYSWSVVNHTMLNISDAYSLNGYVIFTQSKGGSDSNHIAETYFGREVFNRKLDFAIGTRNEFYITDYFHVMAELHYAQRKDGTNPNASMTKFSIAPVFVPTGARDFWARPHFRFVASFAHYNDFAKESLYSPYLEFTGPKRWGYYFGVKAEWWLWK; encoded by the coding sequence ATGTATGAAACAAAATTACGATTAAAGAGAAGAGAGATATTTTTTAAGGTATGGGTTTATGTTTGGGCATTTTTAAGCTGTTATTGGCTAAATGCCCAAATTAGTTATGAATATACAACCAATAAAAGCTTTTATTTAGGTTCTTATGGGCGTGTGGGAGTGGATTGGTCGTTTGAGAATGGTGAATCTATAGGTAGACGTTTAAACCTGAATAATATGGGAAGTGTTGGGGGAAGGTTGGAAGAACAGGATTATTTGGAGTTGGTTCCTAATTTTGTATTTAGGCCAAAGGCGGGAGATAGTACTACTATCCATGTGCAAATTCGTTTGGCTGCATATGCAACAAGTCTTACTTCCATAGGAAACAGTTCAACCACTAGCTTGGGAGGCCTAAACTTTGCTTTACCAGAAATTTATGCGGAAGCTAGGAATATTAAAGGTAAAGACCTTAATGTGTGGATTGGGTCTAGGCTATACAGAGGTCCGGATGTACATATTGCGGACCATTATTATTTTAATGATCATTCCGGGCAAGGGTTTGGGGTAGAATATAAAAAGTCTAGAATGGCTGCGGTATTTGTGGCTTCCGTTGATACCACATCTACCTTGCCGCCGTATTTCTATTTAAACATTGAAACAGGAACGCTTAGTGCCGCGCTTAGGCAGCGTACTGTAGTGATTGCAGAGCATGACTTTGAATTGAATAAAGACAATAAGATTACGGCCCTAGGAGAGGTGCATTATATGGGAGGTGGTGATGAGGACAATGATTTGACCGAACCAGGTGATGTAGGTGAAGCCGTGAATTTCCCATCAGACTATGGTTTGGTGTTTGGAGCAAGGTATCATAGGCGGTTTAGAAAACTTCGGGATGGCTCTTTTAACGATTTAGCGGTTAGGTATGGCTCAGGGATTGCCAATGGAGGTGATGGTGGGATATCCAAAACTTGGTATACTTTTGGAGCTCCAGATGCGGATGACTTAAATTTTAGAGGCGCCTATTCGTGGTCTGTGGTCAATCACACAATGTTGAATATTTCGGATGCTTATAGCCTCAATGGTTATGTTATTTTTACTCAAAGCAAAGGAGGTTCGGATAGCAATCATATTGCCGAAACTTATTTTGGAAGAGAAGTCTTCAATAGAAAATTAGATTTTGCCATTGGTACTCGAAACGAGTTTTACATTACAGATTACTTTCACGTAATGGCAGAGTTGCATTATGCCCAAAGAAAAGACGGAACAAATCCCAATGCAAGTATGACCAAGTTCAGTATAGCGCCAGTATTTGTGCCTACTGGAGCACGAGACTTTTGGGCAAGGCCGCATTTTAGGTTTGTAGCGTCTTTCGCTCATTATAACGATTTTGCTAAGGAAAGTCTATATTCTCCTTATTTAGAATTTACAGGGCCTAAACGTTGGGGGTATTACTTTGGAGTGAAAGCGGAGTGGTGGTTATGGAAGTAA
- the katG gene encoding catalase/peroxidase HPI: MENHNQSHASHKSNGASKCPFSGAAPKQAAGGGTQNKDWWPNRLKVNILRQNSSLSNPMGDEFNYAEEFKKLDYYALKKDLLDLMTDSQDWWPADFGHYGGLFIRMAWHSAGTYRIGDGRGGAGAGQQRFAPLNSWPDNASLDKARRLLWPIKQKYGKKISWADLMVLAGNVALESMGFKTFGFGGGRVDTWEPEEDVYWGSETTWLEDKRYSGKRDLEDPLAAVVMGLIYVDPEGPNGNGDPVSAAVDIRETFKRMAMNDEETVALIAGGHSFGKTHGAADPSKYVGPEPEAAPIEEQGFGWKSSFGSGVGKDAITGGPEVIWTQTPTQWSNLFFENLFKYEWELSKSPAGAKQWVAKDAEPSIPDAFDANKKHLPTMLTTDLSLRFDPEYEKISRRFYENPDEFADAFARAWYKLTHRDMGPTSRYLGPEVPTEELIWQDPIPEVDHELISTIDVTALKSKILNSGLTVSELVSTAWASASTFRGSDMRGGANGARVRLEPQKDWEVNNPKQLDKVLKVLEEIQSDFGSNGKKVSLADLIVLAGNVGVEQAAKAGGFDIEVPFTPGRMDASQTQTDVEAFDYLEPFADGFRNYRRTKFDVSTEELLIDKAQLLTLTAPEMTVLLGGMRVLDTNYDHSKHGVFTNKPGALTNDFFMNLLDMATVWHKQSDSEEFFEGRDRKTGTVKWTATRADLIFGSNSELRAVAEVYGCEDSNEKFVKDFVAAWTKVMNLDRFDLN, from the coding sequence ATGGAAAATCACAATCAATCACATGCGTCTCATAAGTCAAATGGGGCGTCCAAATGTCCATTTTCTGGAGCTGCACCTAAGCAAGCTGCTGGTGGAGGAACCCAAAATAAGGATTGGTGGCCCAATAGGTTAAAAGTAAATATCCTTCGCCAAAATTCTTCACTATCCAATCCTATGGGAGATGAGTTTAATTATGCTGAAGAATTTAAAAAGTTGGATTACTATGCCCTTAAAAAGGATTTATTGGACTTGATGACTGATTCTCAAGATTGGTGGCCTGCAGATTTTGGCCATTATGGAGGGTTGTTTATCCGAATGGCTTGGCATAGTGCAGGAACCTATCGTATAGGTGATGGTAGAGGCGGTGCAGGAGCTGGTCAACAACGTTTTGCTCCATTAAATAGTTGGCCAGATAATGCTAGTTTGGATAAAGCGCGAAGGTTGTTGTGGCCTATTAAACAGAAATATGGAAAAAAGATTTCTTGGGCAGATTTAATGGTGTTGGCAGGGAATGTGGCTTTGGAGTCTATGGGCTTTAAAACTTTTGGTTTTGGTGGAGGCCGTGTAGATACTTGGGAGCCCGAAGAAGATGTATATTGGGGATCGGAAACTACTTGGTTGGAGGATAAACGATACTCAGGGAAACGTGATTTGGAAGATCCACTGGCAGCTGTGGTGATGGGGTTGATTTATGTAGATCCAGAAGGCCCTAATGGTAATGGAGATCCAGTTTCGGCGGCAGTTGATATTAGGGAGACCTTTAAACGTATGGCCATGAATGATGAAGAAACGGTAGCTTTGATTGCAGGAGGACATAGTTTCGGTAAAACTCACGGGGCGGCAGATCCTAGTAAATATGTGGGGCCAGAGCCAGAAGCAGCGCCTATAGAAGAGCAAGGGTTTGGTTGGAAAAGTAGTTTTGGATCTGGAGTTGGAAAGGACGCCATAACTGGAGGTCCTGAAGTAATATGGACACAAACACCAACCCAATGGAGTAATTTATTCTTTGAAAATCTTTTTAAATATGAGTGGGAGCTTTCTAAAAGTCCTGCTGGTGCCAAACAATGGGTTGCCAAAGATGCTGAACCGTCCATTCCAGATGCTTTTGATGCCAATAAAAAGCATCTTCCTACTATGTTGACTACCGATTTGTCTTTAAGATTTGATCCTGAATATGAAAAAATTTCTAGACGTTTTTACGAAAATCCAGATGAATTTGCGGATGCTTTTGCACGGGCATGGTATAAGTTAACTCATCGTGATATGGGGCCAACTTCCCGTTATTTAGGGCCAGAGGTACCTACCGAAGAATTGATTTGGCAAGACCCTATTCCAGAAGTGGATCATGAGTTAATCTCCACTATAGATGTTACGGCGCTGAAATCGAAAATATTGAATTCTGGATTGACAGTTTCCGAATTGGTTTCTACAGCATGGGCTTCGGCATCTACGTTCCGAGGTTCGGATATGCGAGGTGGTGCCAATGGAGCTAGAGTACGTTTAGAACCTCAAAAGGACTGGGAAGTGAACAATCCAAAACAGTTGGATAAAGTTTTAAAAGTGTTGGAAGAAATTCAGAGTGACTTTGGTTCAAATGGAAAAAAGGTCTCTTTGGCAGATCTTATTGTATTGGCAGGTAATGTTGGAGTAGAACAGGCTGCAAAAGCCGGAGGTTTTGATATAGAAGTACCATTTACCCCAGGAAGGATGGATGCCTCTCAAACACAAACCGATGTTGAGGCTTTTGATTATTTAGAGCCTTTTGCAGATGGATTCAGAAACTACAGAAGAACCAAGTTTGATGTTTCTACAGAAGAACTATTGATAGACAAAGCACAATTATTAACACTTACTGCTCCAGAAATGACGGTGCTTTTGGGAGGAATGCGTGTATTGGATACCAATTACGATCATTCTAAACATGGTGTTTTTACCAATAAACCAGGGGCGCTTACCAATGATTTCTTTATGAATCTTCTTGATATGGCAACGGTATGGCATAAACAATCGGATTCTGAAGAATTTTTTGAAGGTCGTGACCGGAAAACAGGAACCGTGAAATGGACCGCTACAAGAGCTGATTTAATTTTTGGTTCAAATTCAGAATTAAGAGCTGTTGCAGAAGTTTATGGATGCGAAGATTCCAACGAAAAATTTGTAAAGGATTTTGTGGCCGCATGGACTAAAGTGATGAATTTGGATCGGTTTGATTTGAATTAA
- a CDS encoding cupin domain-containing protein, producing the protein MTSKITIKSQEDNDYLAVAGSNYRIVISGEDTNGDYAVIEMLVPPGGGPPPHSHPYAQELFHITEGELEFKSEDGHITVKAGEFVSVPLDGPIHCFKNTSNKNAKLTCTIMPAGLENLFRDIGTPVKYGEFLPLNDPTPEYLEFIEGIDRKYKQKTYPWEYLD; encoded by the coding sequence ATGACCTCTAAAATAACCATCAAAAGCCAAGAAGATAATGACTATCTAGCTGTTGCCGGAAGTAATTACCGTATTGTCATTTCGGGAGAAGATACCAATGGTGATTATGCCGTTATTGAAATGCTTGTGCCTCCTGGCGGCGGCCCTCCTCCTCATAGTCATCCCTATGCACAGGAATTATTTCATATAACAGAAGGAGAACTTGAATTTAAAAGTGAAGACGGTCATATTACCGTAAAAGCGGGAGAGTTTGTAAGCGTTCCTCTGGATGGTCCCATTCATTGCTTTAAAAATACCTCTAATAAAAATGCCAAGCTAACCTGTACTATCATGCCTGCAGGGTTGGAAAATTTATTTAGAGATATTGGGACACCTGTAAAATATGGCGAATTCCTACCTTTAAACGATCCAACACCAGAGTACTTAGAATTTATTGAGGGGATTGACAGGAAATATAAACAGAAAACGTATCCTTGGGAATATTTGGATTAG
- a CDS encoding cysteine desulfurase family protein, with protein sequence MKQVYFDSAATTRVRDEVITEMHKVLSENYGNPSSTHAFGRSSKSIIESARKTIAKRLNALPQEIIFTSGGTEADNMILRCAVRDAGVKTIITSRIEHHAVLHTAEELQQEYGINVEYVELQKCGTPDYDHLERLLQASEGLKLVSLMHVNNEIGNLLDVKKVAVMCKENNALFHSDTVQSIGHFEWDVQEVPIDFMTAAAHKFHGPKGIGFAYIRKNSHLKPLIFGGAQERGFRAGTEPVHNIKGLETAFVLAYDHLETERNYILDLKNYFKSEVEKHIPGVDFNGNCGDDANSTYTLLNVRLPLSAEKAMTLQFQLDLKGIACSKGSACQSGSSLGSHVLTQILSEEDLKKPSIRFSFSSYNNKEEIDYIVEVLKEIVEA encoded by the coding sequence ATGAAACAAGTATATTTTGATAGTGCCGCAACCACTAGGGTTAGGGATGAAGTGATTACAGAAATGCATAAAGTATTATCTGAAAACTACGGAAACCCATCTTCTACACACGCTTTTGGAAGGTCTTCAAAATCTATCATAGAATCGGCCAGAAAAACTATTGCTAAAAGGCTTAATGCACTGCCGCAAGAAATTATTTTTACTTCTGGAGGTACGGAAGCGGACAATATGATTTTACGCTGTGCTGTACGAGATGCTGGTGTAAAAACCATCATTACTTCTCGTATTGAGCACCATGCTGTTCTGCATACAGCCGAAGAGCTACAGCAAGAGTACGGTATTAATGTGGAGTATGTGGAACTTCAAAAATGTGGAACCCCAGATTATGACCATTTAGAACGTTTGTTGCAGGCTTCAGAAGGATTGAAATTGGTAAGCTTGATGCATGTTAATAATGAAATAGGTAACCTTTTGGATGTAAAAAAGGTAGCTGTAATGTGTAAGGAGAACAATGCGTTGTTTCATAGTGATACGGTACAATCTATCGGACATTTTGAATGGGATGTCCAAGAGGTGCCTATCGACTTTATGACGGCTGCAGCTCATAAATTCCACGGACCTAAAGGGATTGGTTTTGCATACATTAGAAAGAATAGCCATCTAAAACCACTTATTTTTGGAGGTGCTCAAGAGCGTGGTTTTAGGGCCGGTACGGAACCTGTACATAATATTAAAGGTTTGGAAACAGCCTTTGTTTTGGCTTATGACCATTTGGAAACAGAACGTAATTATATTTTAGACTTAAAGAATTACTTTAAATCCGAAGTTGAAAAACATATTCCAGGAGTAGATTTTAATGGGAATTGTGGGGATGATGCAAATAGTACCTATACCTTGTTAAACGTGCGTTTACCATTATCGGCTGAAAAGGCTATGACCTTGCAGTTTCAGTTGGATTTAAAAGGAATAGCCTGTTCTAAGGGAAGTGCTTGTCAAAGTGGAAGTTCGCTTGGGTCGCATGTATTAACCCAAATTCTGTCTGAAGAGGATTTAAAAAAGCCGTCTATTCGCTTTTCTTTCAGCAGTTATAACAATAAAGAAGAAATTGATTATATCGTAGAGGTACTTAAAGAAATAGTTGAAGCTTAG
- a CDS encoding Smr/MutS family protein — protein MSLKIGDKVSVLDEDISGVITGKKGDLFGIETTDGFVLEFYAHELIRIDTSLKSEVFTGQSAFEVIQEKEIPQKRKSQRIKPKERNLPAMEVDLHIHQLTPRPNRLSKHEMLTLQLDTAERQLKFAISKRIQKVVFIHGVGEGVLKTELEYLFGRYNNVTFYAADYQKYGMGATEVYIYQNVAP, from the coding sequence ATGAGTTTAAAAATAGGCGATAAAGTTTCGGTGCTGGATGAAGATATTTCGGGAGTCATCACTGGTAAAAAAGGCGATTTATTTGGCATTGAAACCACCGATGGTTTTGTGCTGGAATTTTATGCTCATGAATTGATACGTATCGATACCTCATTAAAATCGGAAGTATTTACAGGACAATCTGCTTTTGAAGTAATTCAGGAAAAGGAAATTCCGCAAAAAAGAAAATCGCAAAGAATCAAACCAAAGGAGCGCAATTTACCGGCTATGGAGGTAGATTTGCATATTCATCAATTGACTCCTAGGCCCAATAGGCTTTCCAAGCATGAAATGTTGACCTTACAACTGGATACTGCTGAACGCCAATTGAAATTTGCAATAAGCAAGCGCATTCAAAAAGTGGTGTTTATTCATGGCGTAGGGGAAGGGGTTCTAAAAACCGAATTGGAATACCTTTTTGGCAGGTATAACAATGTTACCTTTTATGCCGCCGATTACCAAAAATACGGCATGGGTGCCACAGAGGTTTATATTTATCAAAATGTAGCACCCTAA
- a CDS encoding DUF2752 domain-containing protein, with amino-acid sequence MSSLEPYMLPCLWKKTFGMDCLGCGMQRALALVFQGEFSAAFKMYPAIYTLLLLGLFLLAHIKYQFKYGHRIVFALFILNITITLINYYLKHF; translated from the coding sequence ATGTCATCACTAGAACCTTACATGCTCCCTTGTCTTTGGAAAAAAACCTTTGGTATGGACTGCTTGGGTTGTGGTATGCAACGAGCATTGGCACTAGTATTTCAAGGCGAGTTTTCTGCAGCTTTTAAAATGTACCCCGCCATTTACACTTTACTATTACTAGGCCTATTTCTATTAGCCCATATTAAATACCAGTTTAAATATGGACATAGAATTGTCTTTGCCCTATTCATCTTGAATATTACAATTACCTTGATAAATTATTATTTAAAACACTTTTAA
- a CDS encoding CCC motif membrane protein codes for MEKQTLPNSTLILVMGILSIVGCCFYGIPGLICGIIAIVLGSKATKVYQSAPEDYLGYGNVKAGRIMGIIGVILSIISIAYLIWIISFIGWEALSNPELLQERLQEIQQGLPQE; via the coding sequence ATGGAAAAACAAACTTTACCAAATTCAACTTTAATCTTAGTAATGGGAATCCTGTCAATTGTAGGCTGTTGCTTTTATGGAATCCCTGGACTTATCTGTGGAATCATCGCCATTGTATTGGGCTCAAAAGCTACCAAAGTTTACCAATCGGCTCCAGAAGACTATTTGGGATATGGCAATGTAAAAGCAGGAAGAATAATGGGAATTATTGGTGTTATTTTAAGCATCATTTCAATTGCTTACCTAATTTGGATTATTAGCTTTATTGGATGGGAGGCTTTGTCTAACCCAGAATTATTGCAAGAACGTTTGCAAGAAATCCAACAAGGGTTACCTCAAGAATAA